The genomic stretch TAAGAAGCAAGCAGAAGCGTTGGAACGAGTAAGGCTTTTGAATGAACAAGCTGAACAGCTAAGGAAGAAAGCAGATAAGTTAGGAAATCCATAAAGAATAGAGAGCCAGAGCAAATGATACTCATTGTTTTGGCTCGTTTATCATAATCTAACAGCTTATTAAATTGGGTATTAAATAAATAGAGTGTTTTTAGGAAGATTTTAATGGATTGATGAGCTCAATTGCAAACTCTTTGTTACTTTTGTTAAATGATAAAATGAGAATAGCTATGGATAAGCCTTTGTTTGTTGAATGTCATAACGCATTAGAATATAATTATCTATTTAAGGATGTTGATAATATGAATTTTTACTCAGCCAAGATGGATGAAAATGAGTATATAGTGGTAGATGATTATGATTGTGATAATTATGATATTTGGTCTGAGGTGCAAATTGTTCTTTTGGAGAATGATAGATTGCTTTGTAGACATAAAGGAAAATATGGTGTAGTAAATTCAGAAGGTTGGGATATTATTCCTTTTGTTTATGATAAATTTGAGAAAAGAGCGGAAACTAATGGAAATATGTATGATGTTTTATTGGGTAATAGGTGGGGAGTTATTGATTCATCGGGAAAGGAGTTTTTCCGGATAAAATATAGTAACCCTATTCCAATATTAGAGTTTCCAAGAAGAGTTTCTGATGATATGTTGTGTAGGAGGACTATACTTGTAGAAGATGCTGATACTCACCGTAAGGGATTGGTGGATTTTGATGGACGGGAAATCATCCCTACAATATATTCTAAAATAGAACGGAGTGGGAATTGGGACTATGTTTATGTGAATTTTGGAGCTATGGAGGAAACTGATCCTGATTGTACGTGGAATGGAGTATGGGGATGCTGCAATTGGCAAGGTAAAGAGATTATTCCCGTAAAGTATCATGCTATCCATTATATTAATGAGTATTTTATAGCTGGAGACGATGAATATGAATGTGGTGGCGTGTTCGTGGATAGATATTATGGAACATATGATTTATACGATTTAGAAGGTACTATGGTCATAGGTGGATTTAACAATTGTCAAATTGGAACTAATTATTTTATTCTTAATTTTGGGATAGTTGTTAAATCTTATTGGAAAACAACTTATTGGGGAAATACTGAAATTGAATGTGGTGACGAATTAGTAAAAGAGTTAAATTGTGATAAAATGTATTCTATTATTGTTGATAAAGATTTGAAATCATTTATTCCTAGGCATTTAATAAATGAAGCTCGTGAAGAAATAGAATATGAATTTGATTTTTTATGTAACAATCTACCTGTGGGTGAAGGTCTGCTTATAGGGGAATCTCCCAAATTGTGCAAAGGAAAAAGATATAGTGAAGATGATAAGATAATAAAGGGGATTAGTGTCTGTTCGGCTTCTTCTATAAATGACACCGTTGTAATGTACAGTATAAGTAATAAAAATGTAATGAATGATGGCTCAATAGGGGGATTGAAAGGAATTGTTTTTTGCAATGAGCGAATGGTTATTGCTCCAACATATATAGATGTAAAATCAATAAATAGTGAGTTGCTTTTTATTCAAAATGAAAGAGGCTTAGTTGGTATAAGAAATGTTACAAAAGAATTGCTGGAACCACAATTTAGTTTGATAATTAATCCGTATAATAATATAGCTATAGGATTTAAAATTAAATATGTAGAAGAAGATGATATATATCAATGCCAATGCTGTTTGTTGAAATTTAACAAAGATGCTATTTGTCAAGAGGATGTGGTGAAAATAACTGGGTCTCAGTTGTATGAATTGTTATGTCCAACTTTTGAATCATTAGATGGTTGGGAAACTCTTGTGACAAGCGAGGAACATAAAATATTGATAGCACAGTATTGGAAGCACATTTCTCATGATAACAATGATACTAATCGTTTTTGGTATCCATATTATAAAGATTTTAAATATCTTTGGGAGGATGAACATTATGAAGAAGTAAGAGAGGGTATGTCCGATGATTCGGCAGATTCATACGATTGGAGGTATTATAATGATGGCTTGGATATGGATCAGCAAGATGAACGTTTCTGGAATTTTTAAAAATACTGATTTACCTTATACTAAAAATATTTTATATTTATCAAGTAGTGGTTGGCATTCCATTCTTGGATGTATATTGAAGTTTGTTTTGGATAAAATCTTGCAATATTTCTATAGCATATTTTTGAGACTGCTCTTTATTGAAGCTAGGATTTTCAATATATATGATAGAGCAAGAAGGCTCAATTTTTTCTGCAAATTCATATTTATGATTCCTTTTTTCTACCACAGACCATGAAGGAAATGCTTCAATTTGCATAGGATTGAATGTTTGGATAGCTGGCTTGGCAGTACATTTAGTTCATACCTTTGTCTATATATCCAAAATGGACTAAACCTATTTCTATTGACAGTGATATATATGCTTACGAAGAGAAACTGATTTCTGCTTTTCTTTTTGCCAGTGTACTTTTGATGATAAAGTGTATGCTATGCTTAGTCGTTTGAGGGGAATGTGCCAGTTTTGACACATTCCCCTCAAAAATAGATTGTTCCAAGTTGTTTCCCGTCACTAATGCATGGTCTTTCAAAAATAACATTGAAGTTATTATTCCCTTATAACTTTAATAATTGATTATGTCAGGGAAGTTATATACTGCTTCTTTTGCTATTCCTGTATTGATACAAACGAATTCGACATGCATATACCCATTGGTATCTATCGTAACTTTGGTCTTGAGTTTTACTTGACCAGCTTTCAGTTTTGGTAAGTTCTCTAATCGAATCTTTAATAATGGTTTATTGTTGTCTGCATTATCATTATTGCCAAATAAAATATCGCAAACAATACATTCTTGATTGTCTACTACAGTACAAGTATCAACTGTATTTGTAAACGGTAAAGTTTGACCTTGTTTTATAATGTTTAATGTCCTATTATCAATATTATTAATGCGACACCTCATTCCTACGTTCAATTTTAATGTTGGGTTATGGCGTTTGTCTTGTGATACGACTGTTGCTAATTTAGTTATAGCAATATTATTTTTTAAATCATAAACGGTCTTTAAAGTTTCTGGTGAAATAAGATTGCTATTTTCCATGCTTTTATACTCTTCGATAATGTCGTCATATTCTTGAAGAAAATTATCTTCCACTATATCTGATAAACGTATGCGAGAATATTCAGTTACTTCTGTTAGCCCATTCCAAAGATTAGTAAAGTAATTTGTGTAATCATTACATACATTTAATTCATCCGTGGTTATTATATTTTCTGCATTTCTTTGTTCTGCTGCATATGTCCAATTATACGATCCTGTTATTAAAAGATGACCATCGAACAAACAGAACTTGTTGTGCATTAGAACTTTTTTGCTATCAACAAAACATAATTTACCCCCCTTTTGAAGATATAATGAAAAATCAAGACCATATTCATTGCGATTGATAATATCATTAATGAGGATAAGCGAAACATTTACACCTCTATCTATAGCTCCAATTATAGCGTTAAATAAATCTCGTTGAGTAAACCATGCAACGGCTATTGATATATCTCTTTTAGAGTTGTGTATTTCATTAAGAATTATGTTTCTTATATTTGAAAAATAAGCTTGTATCATATGTGGATATTCTTTTTAATAGTTCTGACAAGAAATAAATTCCTGTATTTCTTCTTCGGTTGGAAGCTCTATCATGTATTTCTGTACAAAGATATTCGGGTCTAATCCAGCAGTGGCATACTTCACTAATGTATCACCCTTTTCAGTACAAAGCAGAATACCGATAGGCGGATTATCATCCGGTTGCATTACTTCCGCTTTGAAATAGTTCAGATACATATTTAGTTGCGAAGCATACTCATGGCGGAACTTGTCTATCTTTAATTCCACAATAACATGACATTTCAAAATACGGTGATAGAACACAAGGTCGGCAAAAAAATAATCTTCATCAATCAAGATGCGTTTTTGCCGGGCTTCAAAGCAAAAGCCATGTCCCATTTCTAATAGAAAGTGTTGCAGGTTGTCAAGAATAGATTGTTCCAAATCGTTTTCCGTTACTAGTGCACGGTCGTTTAGTCCTAAGAACTCCAAAGTAACAGGGGTGTTGATAATATCTTTGGGTTGCAATAGGGTTGCTTGTTGCTGGACTAAGGCGGAGAGGGCTTCTTTGTTATTGGATAGTCCGCAACGTTCGTAATATAAAGATGCGATTTGTCGCTCCAATTCTCTTGCAGACCAACAGCCCCTCATTGTTTCCATTTCATAAAAAGCACGTTTAACTGGGTTTTCAATTTTGGATATAAATTTTAAGTGAGAATATGGTAGCCTGTTAAACAACTTTTCGGCAGGTATATTCCAGTTATTAATCTGATTGTCTGCTGTATGTAATTCGGCACACACCGTGTGCCGAATTGGTTCTGTGAATTCGGCGGACAGTGTGTGCCGAATTTCATTTCCTGACATTATGTAGTGCAATATCTGTTCTTTTAGCTGTGGATAAACAAGATATAACCGCCTAAATTCACGGAATCTACGTTCATTCAGACCTTTTGTTTTCAGTTGTTGTTCCAGCTTCTTCAACAGTTGTTCACCGTAGGCGGCACGGTCTTCTCCGTTCTGCTCAAATTCTACGATATAGCACCCCATAAGCCAGTTACGGGAAGTAAGGGCAAGGTTTACAGCGTGTGCGGCTTGTGCCTGCAACGTGTTCTGTATCGTGCTGATATGTTTTACTAATGCTTCAAAGTTCATAGTTACAAAGATAAGTCTTTTATGGTTAAAACTTTAGTTCCGGCAAGCTGTTTATTGCTTCCTCTTTCAATTTATCCACCGCACGGGTGTACTTCTCCGTATGCTTCAATCCGCTATGCCCTAAAAGGCTGGCTACGGTTTTGATATTAGCCCCATTGTTCAGGATGTTCACGGCAAACGAATGCCGGGCACAATGCCAGCTTATATGTTTGTCTATCCCGGCTCTCTTTACCCAACGCTTTACTGATTTACAGCAACTTTCGTAAGTAGGTAAATCGAATATCAAACAGTTTTTATCTGCCGGAGCTTCACCAATGATAGACAATAGACCATCATTCAGGGGAATAACCACACCACTACTGGCAGAATGTCCCTTTGTCTTGCTTTGTTCAAACTTTAATAACCGATTAGCGTAATCTACATTTTTATAGGTAAGGTCTTTTACATCACAGAAACGCAAACCACTGTATAAACAGAAGATAAAAGCTCGTCTGACATTCGGGTTCTCGTTGTCATAATGGCAAGCCGCCAACTTTTGTATTTCTTCGGGAGAAAGAACATCTTTTCGAAGCATTTGGCTATCCACTTTACAGGTAACACTTTTACATGGGTCTTTCAACATTACATCGTGGTCAATCGCATATCGAATAACTTTCTTGAAACGCTGGTAAATGCTTTTAGCACCTTCACCCACACTTCGGGATTGCAAATAGGCTACAAACTGCTCCATCATTTCTTTGGTGATAAGTTCCGGTTTGATACTAAACTCATTCATGGGGTATTGCTCTTTTAAGAAGTCCTTAAAACGGCTAAGCGCAATTTGTACCATGCGAATATCTTTCTTGGTATAACTGTTGATATAGGCTTGGAAATAGTCTAAGAAATTGACCGTTCTATCTTTTTTCAACCGATAGCCCAACATACTTTCTTTAAATTCTTGCTCACGCTCCGCACGTATCTTTGTGGCAAGCTCCAATGTTTCTTTGTTCTGCTGGCGTTCCGCAGGGGTACGGGGCTTATCTATCAGATACAGACTAAGGTTTTCTTTTCGCCTGTTGTGCTTTACTGCAAACTTGGGCTTACCTTGCATCTTTCCACTATCATAGTACACTTGATTGCCGTTTTCATCTAATACGGGCTTTTCCTCTCTACCTAAATAATACTCTAAGTAAAGGCTGATTCTACCATCCGAGAGCTTATTTTGCTCTAACTTGGGGTTTTCTTTC from Phocaeicola dorei encodes the following:
- a CDS encoding YhcG family protein; the protein is MNFEALVKHISTIQNTLQAQAAHAVNLALTSRNWLMGCYIVEFEQNGEDRAAYGEQLLKKLEQQLKTKGLNERRFREFRRLYLVYPQLKEQILHYIMSGNEIRHTLSAEFTEPIRHTVCAELHTADNQINNWNIPAEKLFNRLPYSHLKFISKIENPVKRAFYEMETMRGCWSARELERQIASLYYERCGLSNNKEALSALVQQQATLLQPKDIINTPVTLEFLGLNDRALVTENDLEQSILDNLQHFLLEMGHGFCFEARQKRILIDEDYFFADLVFYHRILKCHVIVELKIDKFRHEYASQLNMYLNYFKAEVMQPDDNPPIGILLCTEKGDTLVKYATAGLDPNIFVQKYMIELPTEEEIQEFISCQNY
- a CDS encoding WG repeat-containing protein; translated protein: MDKPLFVECHNALEYNYLFKDVDNMNFYSAKMDENEYIVVDDYDCDNYDIWSEVQIVLLENDRLLCRHKGKYGVVNSEGWDIIPFVYDKFEKRAETNGNMYDVLLGNRWGVIDSSGKEFFRIKYSNPIPILEFPRRVSDDMLCRRTILVEDADTHRKGLVDFDGREIIPTIYSKIERSGNWDYVYVNFGAMEETDPDCTWNGVWGCCNWQGKEIIPVKYHAIHYINEYFIAGDDEYECGGVFVDRYYGTYDLYDLEGTMVIGGFNNCQIGTNYFILNFGIVVKSYWKTTYWGNTEIECGDELVKELNCDKMYSIIVDKDLKSFIPRHLINEAREEIEYEFDFLCNNLPVGEGLLIGESPKLCKGKRYSEDDKIIKGISVCSASSINDTVVMYSISNKNVMNDGSIGGLKGIVFCNERMVIAPTYIDVKSINSELLFIQNERGLVGIRNVTKELLEPQFSLIINPYNNIAIGFKIKYVEEDDIYQCQCCLLKFNKDAICQEDVVKITGSQLYELLCPTFESLDGWETLVTSEEHKILIAQYWKHISHDNNDTNRFWYPYYKDFKYLWEDEHYEEVREGMSDDSADSYDWRYYNDGLDMDQQDERFWNF
- a CDS encoding phospholipase D-like domain-containing protein — translated: MIQAYFSNIRNIILNEIHNSKRDISIAVAWFTQRDLFNAIIGAIDRGVNVSLILINDIINRNEYGLDFSLYLQKGGKLCFVDSKKVLMHNKFCLFDGHLLITGSYNWTYAAEQRNAENIITTDELNVCNDYTNYFTNLWNGLTEVTEYSRIRLSDIVEDNFLQEYDDIIEEYKSMENSNLISPETLKTVYDLKNNIAITKLATVVSQDKRHNPTLKLNVGMRCRINNIDNRTLNIIKQGQTLPFTNTVDTCTVVDNQECIVCDILFGNNDNADNNKPLLKIRLENLPKLKAGQVKLKTKVTIDTNGYMHVEFVCINTGIAKEAVYNFPDIINY
- a CDS encoding site-specific integrase codes for the protein MAKLENKTKENPKLEQNKLSDGRISLYLEYYLGREEKPVLDENGNQVYYDSGKMQGKPKFAVKHNRRKENLSLYLIDKPRTPAERQQNKETLELATKIRAEREQEFKESMLGYRLKKDRTVNFLDYFQAYINSYTKKDIRMVQIALSRFKDFLKEQYPMNEFSIKPELITKEMMEQFVAYLQSRSVGEGAKSIYQRFKKVIRYAIDHDVMLKDPCKSVTCKVDSQMLRKDVLSPEEIQKLAACHYDNENPNVRRAFIFCLYSGLRFCDVKDLTYKNVDYANRLLKFEQSKTKGHSASSGVVIPLNDGLLSIIGEAPADKNCLIFDLPTYESCCKSVKRWVKRAGIDKHISWHCARHSFAVNILNNGANIKTVASLLGHSGLKHTEKYTRAVDKLKEEAINSLPELKF